The Epinephelus lanceolatus isolate andai-2023 chromosome 8, ASM4190304v1, whole genome shotgun sequence genome includes a window with the following:
- the emilin3a gene encoding EMILIN-3 — translation MHFVMAVSPFVFMTLFLSLVETKFYRPFQFNQYKAGLMQHHDQGKPTSRHKNHCAYVVEKTVSFTVQDGAAPYVKAEYNKCSWGQKCPTLQYRLMYKPMYKVAHKTVTELEWRCCPGYSGYGCMEGHPVYQHPIKMMPPFKGPPMKGPQFKGPQYKGPMFKGPMFKGPPMNTVVKANPWSQPKGPPTGSFNSYPMRHFGPPRTSSYPDTSFEPFPSEPEQMPEHQEPHHTEHDQEHEHEHEHDHSQGPEEHIPEEIPLPPSGGEQPEGETTGPARDSETEERIYRMEEDVQRLNQGLETLRGTVNGLEDSLRASLREDANRMLSALLSAAPGPVPAPAVASALSTVGFVEIPGGDPATEGLDGRHVFPGLTELNGRIEELRTELQAKTAELQELKTTVMGHDGALKKMSNTAGVVSDSTGNLGGNAQKAMEKLMDAKLSGARTEILGGFEKRVESAEDRCKEKAGDLRRQCQREQSVRQEQMEDALEESNTNLRTELRNLQVQIHGLKATGNCSDTVSGLTERVQMLETSVAGLNQSQGHLRVELGGHKDHIEGILEGRLGYVETKLNLTGQIQSDEPGRHSGIHGRAETGQGMEARMESKLRALEGRLLTALEELGNATAPALLEGHAVPTLETELESLRGRLEVDVDRVQKHLSSLETLCSSSCSSPQKPSAIQGDSAAPSTELAEEQNVKEALDIQGGRLNSLNVTLQNILRRLTLRDQQKQAEGEYPIQGELTILKFNMRTVNHTLKNLQDSLGTVVQQVDQANSSWHGREARLAQQIKGVVQLVGHQASMLGAGERRLTRVKGELQEMKRRLAEEVRGCRSTAMGVQKEVTEVGGRVASVEDQCKGLNSLADDLERIREELERQSNGLLTQVNGTLSSHAQQLSELRGELRNCTSQVEPTQQSLDLKPELERGDTFTLN, via the exons ATGCATTTTGTGATGGCTGTGAGTCCTTTTGTGTTCATGACTCTATTTTTGTCACTGGTTGAAACTAAGTTCTACAGACCATTTCAGTTCAACCAGTATAAAGCTGGGCTCATGCAACACCACGACCAAGGGAAACCCACCAGCAGACACAA AAACCACTGTGCCTATGTGGTTGAAAAGACAGTATCCTTCACGGTGCAGGATGGGGCAGCTCCATATGTAAAAGCAGAGTACAACAAGTGTTCCTGGGGTCAAAAATGTCCAACTCTCCA GTATCGTCTGATGTACAAGCCAATGTACAAGGTGGCGCATAAAACCGTCACAGAGCTGGAGTGGCGTTGTTGTCCTGGATACTCTGGTTATGGCTGCATGGAGGGACATCCGGTCTACCAACACCCCATCAAAATGATGCCGCCATTCAAGGGTCCGCCCATGAAAGGCCCACAGTTTAAGGGGCCACAGTACAAAGGTCCCATGTTCAAGGGTCCCATGTTTAAGGGCCCACCTATGAACACTGTTGTGAAGGCCAACCCGTGGAGTCAACCCAAAGGACCTCCCACCGGCAGTTTTAACTCTTACCCAATGCGCCACTTTGGGCCTCCAAGGACCTCCTCCTACCCAGACACCTCCTTTGAGCCTTTTCCGTCTGAGCCAGAGCAAATGCCAGAGCACCAGGAACCTCATCACACAGAGCATGACCAAGAACATGAGCATGAACATGAGCATGACCATAGCCAAGGACCTGAGGAACACATACCAGAGGAAATCCCACTTCCTCCCTCTGGTGGTGAACAGCCTGAGGGTGAGACCACAG GCCCTGCTcgagacagtgagacagaggagCGAATATATCGAATGGAGGAGGATGTGCAACGTCTAAACCAGGGTCTTGAGACCCTGAGGGGAACTGTAAATGGACTGGAAGATAGTCTACGAGCTTCACTGAGAGAGGATGCCAACAGGATGCTgtcagctctgctctctgctgcccCTGGTCCTGTTCCTGCTCCAGCTGTAGCCTCTGCTCTATCCACTGTAGGGTTTGTAGAGATTCCTGGGGGAGACCCTGCGACAGAGGGTCTAGATGGCAGACATGTTTTTCCAGGCCTTACAGAACTGAATGGAAGAATAGAGGAGCTCAGGACAGAGCTGCAAGCCAAGACAGCAGAGCTGCAGGAACTCAAAACAACGGTGATGGGGCATGATGGGGCACTAAAGAAGATGTCAAACACAGCGGGAGTGGTATCGGACTCCACTGGCAATCTTGGGGGAAATGCCCAGAAAGCTATGGAGAAGTTGATGGATGCCAAGCTGAGTGGAGCCAGGACAGAAATTCTTGGTGGGTTTGAGAAGCGTGTAGAGAGTGCAGAGGACCGGTGCAAGGAGAAAGCTGGGGATTTGCGTCGTCAGTGCCAGAGGGAGCAAAGTGTGAGGCAGGAGCAGATGGAGGACGCTCTGGAGGAAAGCAACACAAACTTGAGAACAGAGTTGAGAAACCTCCAGGTTCAGATACATGGTTTAAAGGCTACGGGGAACTGCTCTGATACAGTTAGTGGACTGACTGAAAGGGTGCAGATGCTGGAAACATCAGTGGCAGGCCTCAACCAGTCCCAGGGCCACCTGAGAGTGGAGCTGGGAGGACACAAGGACCACATAGAGGGAATACTGGAGGGACGACTGGGGTATGTAGAGACCAAGCTCAACCTGACTGGGCAGATTCAAAGCGATGAACCTGGAAGGCACAGTGGTATCCATGGCAGAGCTGAGACAGGACAGGGCATGGAGGCCAGAATGGAGAGTAAGCTAAGGGCTCTGGAAGGCCGTTTACTGACGGCGTTGGAGGAGCTGGGTAATGCCACTGCACCCGCACTGCTGGAGGGTCATGCTGTTCCCACTCTGGAGACAGAGCTCGAGTCCCTTCGAGGGAGACTTGAGGTGGATGTGGACAGAGTGCAGAAGCACCTGAGCAGCCTTGAGActctctgctcctcttcttGTTCCTCACCCCAAAAGCCATCTGCCATCCAGGGAGACTCTGCTGCTCCAAGCACTGAGCTGGCAGAGGAACAGAATGTGAAAGAGGCACTGGACATCCAGGGTGGCCGTTTGAATAGCCTCAACGTCACACTACAGAACATCTTGAGGCGTCTGACCCTCAGGGACCAGCAGAAACAAGCAGAAGGAGAGTACCCCATCCAGGGAGAGCTCACAATCCTCAAGTTTAACATGCGCACAGTCAACCACACCCTCAAAAACCTCCAGGATTCCCTGGGGACGGTGGTCCAGCAGGTGGATCAAGCCAACAGCTCCTGGCATGGGAGAGAGGCTCGTCTGGCCCAGCAGATAAAGGGTGTGGTGCAGCTGGTTGGACATCAGGCGTCCATGCTTGGGGCAGGTGAGCGCAGACTGACCCGCGTTAAAGGTGAGCTGCAGGAGATGAAGAGGCGGCTAGCTGAGGAGGTCCGGGGCTGCCGGAGCACAGCTATGGGGGTCCAGAAAGAGGTAACTGAGGTCGGAGGACGTGTTGCCAGTGTGGAGGACCAGTGTAAGGGCCTGAATTCCTTGGCAGATGACCTGGAGAGAATCAGGGAGGAGTTGGAGAGACAATCGAACGGGCTTCTCACGCAAGTCAACGGGACTCTGTCCAGCCATGCTCAGCAGCTGTCAGAGCTGAGAGGCGAACTCAGAAACTGCACCTCCCAGGTGGAGCCGACACAACAGAGTTTAGATCTGAAGCCTGAGCTGGAACGAGGGGACACCTTCACTTTGAATTAG